The genomic window CATGCCCGCCGCCGCCGTCAGCGCGGAAATGGCCATGGCGGGCAAGGCGCGCATCGCCGTCTGGACAGTCTGTTTTTCCTCCGGCGTCTGCATACCCTCGAAAAGCTCCCCTTTGACGTAGTCGCGGCGGCATATGCCTTCAGCGTAGTTTGTCAGGTAGCACACCGACGCGTAGCACATCTCAAGCTCCCTTGCCAGGAACAGCTCCGGGACCAGCGTCATGCCCACAAGGTCGGCCCCGTATGAATGGAAGAGGCGGATTTCCGCCGCCGTCTCAAGCCTGGGCCCTTCTGTGCAGATATAAACCGCCTCGTGATAATTCTTTGCGCCGGATAATTGAAGCGAATAAAGAAGCGCGTGACGCAGGTCCGGGCAGAATGGATCGCTCATGCGGATGAAACCCGCGCCGCCGCCGGTGAAAAAAGTGGAGGGGCGAGATTTCGTCTGGTCTATCACGTCATGAGGCACGGCGAAGGCGCCCACTTCGAACGAAGGATTGATTATCCCCGGGCCAGACCATGATATTATCCGCTCCACCCCCAGCTCCTTGAGCGCCCAGATGTTGGCCCGGTAGTTGACGAAAGGAGCGGCCACATTGTATCCCCCCTCGCCGTGGCGGGACATGAAGCAGAACTCCATGCCGTTCACGCGAATTTTGAAGACCGGCGAATGGGCGCCAAAGGGTGTGGCGACGGGAGCCACGGGAACGGGAGCGCTCAGCAGGCCATTTCCGATAAGGTCATAGGCGCCGCTGCCGCCGATGACGGCCAGTGTTGTCATCCGGTCACCAGTCCTTTCCCTGTCTTGGAGTTTCCTTCATCATCCTGTTGCGGATTTTGTTGCGAAGGTTTTTTTCGTCAGCCGCCACTGCGGATAGCACCTGGCTGGCCTGCTCCCCGGTCATGCCTTCCGCGCCATCTTTGCCATCCTTTTCATCGCCGTTTCCCTGGTCTTTTTTGCCTTTGTCTTTTTCTTCCGGGTGTCCGGAATCGCCGCTTTTCCCGTCCTGCTGGTCCTTGGCCTGTTCCTGTGGCCGCTGTTGCTGACCGCTCTGGTTGTCCTTTTTTTCGCTGTCGTCTTTCGCGCTATTATCCTTGTCGTCCTGGTCCTTTGGCGATTGGTTCATGTTCGCCTTTTTTCTCGCTTCGTCCAGCTTTGCCAAGGCCAGTTCCAGCCCCTTTTTCACATTTCCGTCCGCCGGATCGGCCAGGATGGCGGACTTGAATCCCGCCACCGATTTTTCCAGAAGGCCCACCGCCATGTCCGCCCGCCCGGTCTGCAAGGCATGATCGCCCGCCTTGTAAAACGCGGCCCCCTGGCCGGCGACGGCGCTTTTTTTGAGGGCGGGATCCTTTGATTCGGCCGCCCGCTCGAAGGACTTGGCGGATTCGCCGTAATTCCCAAGCTTGTAGAACGCCTCCCCCAAGTTGAAATCTATCTCCCTGGACCGAGGGTCAAGGGTTCCGGCAAGCTTGTAGCTTTCCAGCGCCTCTTTATATTCCCCCTTCGCGTAAAGATCGTTCCCTTTGCGGTTGGCGAAATAGGCCGGATCGCCGAATCCGTACGAAAGAACCGCGGCGGCGATGGCCAAGGCCGGCCTTTTCATGGACTGAATGTCTTTCCGCCAAGCATTTTCATCACCAATCCTTCGCGCAGGCCGTAGTCCGATACAATGATATGGTCCGCCCCCGCCGCCTGCATCGTGGCCAGCAGGATGGCGAATCCCGGGACGATAAGGTCCTCCCGTCCGTTTTTCAGAGATGGAATCCGGGAGCGCTCCTCAAGGGTCATGGAACATATCTTGTTTCTGAGCGATTCTACGGCGTCCGCCGTCAATTTGTATCCGTTTATGCGGACAGGATCGTATTCCACCATGTTCATGTCCATTGCGGCGATGGAGGTTATGGTCCCGGCTGTTCCCACCAGCGTCACATCACGCACCGGAAGGTTGTTGAACACCATGTCCACGGTGGTCTCCACTTCGTCCACAAGGCGGCAGTATTCAGCGTCTTCCACCGGATGTTTTGTGATGTATGTCTCCGCCAGGCGCACGACTCCAAGGTTGGTCCCGTATGATGCGGCGGCCCGGCCCTCCTCCGCCAGGATGTATTCCGTGCTTCCGCCCCCCACGTCGAAAAGGATGAACCTCCCGTCCTCTTTTCCGACAGCCAGCGCGGCTCCGGTGAGCGCCAGATGCGCCTCCTCCTCCCAAGGGATCACCGTGAGGGACACCCCGGCGGTCTTTTGCAAAAGCGCGTCAAGCTCCGCCGTGTTGGATGCGTCCCGGGCAGCCGACGTGGCCGCTATGGTCAATTCAAAAGGGCGGAACCGCTCCGCTTCGCGCAACAGTCCGGCCACCCCGTCCACGGTCCTTTTAATCGCTTTGGGATCGAGTTTACCCGTGACGTGCAGCCTCTCGCCAAGCCGCGTGATCACCTGCCCGGAATAAACCTGCGAAAAGCCGTTTCCGGCGCGCTCGGCCACCAGCATGCGCACGGTGTTCGTGCCCAGGTCCACTGCGGCGGCGCGGGTCATTTTCTTTCCGTTTCAAACAATATGGCGTCCTGCTCCAGGAGCCCTAAAAACTTTTCCACCGCGTCGGGATCGAAATGGGAGCCGCTTCCGAGGCGGAGCTGTTCAATTGCGTCGGCCATCCGCATTTTGGGCCTGTATGGGCGGGTGGACAACATGGCGTCAAAGGCGTCGGCCACCGTTATGATCCGCGCCCCCAGGGGGATGGCGGAGCCGGATATGCCCACAGGGTATCCGCCGCCGGAGAACTTTTCATGATGGTGCAGCGCTATGCGCACGATGTCCTGGAAGTCCTCCACGTTCGAGAGGATGGCCGCGGTCATCGTTGGGTGCGACTGCATGGCGGCCCGTTCCTCGTCCGTATAAATGCCGGGTTTTAGCAACACACGGTCCGGTATGCCTATTTTGCCGATGTCATGGAGCATCCCGGCCAGATATATGTTTTCAGCCTCCGCGTCACCCAATCCCATCTCGCGCGCCACAGCCTTTGCGTTGTCCGCCACGCGCCAGGAATGACCCTCGGTGTATTTGTCCTTTGCCTCCACGGCGGAGACGAGCGCCATGACGGTCTCGTAAAAGAATTTTCTGAGCCGCTGGTTTTTCTCCTCCAGCTGCGCCGTGCGTTCCCGGACTTTCTCCTCCAGGTTTTTCGTGTACTCGATCTTTTCGCGCAAAAGCCTGGTGCGTTCCACGGCGTTGGCGGCGCTCAGGGTGAGCCTGTCGAATTCCATGGGCTTGAACTGGAAATCGAACGCGCCGTGCCGGAGGGCCTGGATGGCCACGTCCACGTCGGCGAACGCCGTGAGCAGTATTATTGAAAGGTTGGGGTCGATGGCCCTTATGTGGGGTATCATGTCCACCCCGCTCATCACCGGCATCTTCACGTCGGTGACCACGGCGTCAAAAACGGACTCCTTCACTTTTTCAACGGCGTCTGCCCCGTCCACTGCGGTGACGCATTCGTAGCCCATCTTTCCGAAACGGCGCTCGAGCACCTTGCGGACGCTCTCCTCGTCGTCAACGAGGAGAAGTTTACCAAAACCTGTTTTTTCCATGGATGAATTATAGCAAAACGCCTATCCCGGCGCTCAATTTGTGGGAAAGCCCCTAAATTAAGATAAAATCCCCTTGTTGATTATATCCGAAAATCCTTTTACGGAGATTTTTCCATGGCGTCCCTTCACGAGATAATCGCTTTCACCGATTCCTACCTGGACACTGGCTCCATAAAGGACTATTGCCCGCAGGGGCTGCAGGCGGAGGGGAGAGGGGAAGTGGGGAAGATCGTTTCAGGCGTGTCGGCCTGCGCCGCTCTTTTTGGCGAGGCGGTGAAACGAAAGGCGGACGCCGTGCTGGTCCACCACGGCATGTTCTGGGATTCGGAACCGAGGGTTTTGAAAGGAAGCCTTAAGGAACGGGTGAAACTGCTGCTGGAAAACGATCTTTCGCTCATCGCATACCACCTGCCGCTGGACAGGCACCCAGTGTCCGGCAATAATATCCAGTTGGTCAAAAGGCTGGGGCTTGTGGACGCGGAGCCTTTCGGCGACTATCACGGCAAGAGCATCGGCTACGCCGCGAAAACGGCCGCGCCGGTGAAAATAGCGGCGTTCATGGAGACAGTTAAGGAGAAGATCAATCCCGCGGCCCGGTTCCACGCCTTCGGCCCGGGTGAAATAAAATCAGTGGCCATATGCTCCGGCGCGGCCCCGGAGCTTGTGCGTGAGGCGATAGAGCGCAGGGCGGACATGTTCATCACCGGCGAGGAGCCGGAATGGATATACCATCTGGCCCGGGAGGAGAAGATACATTATGTTGCCGCCGGGCATCACGCCACCGAACGGTTCGGCGTGATGGCGTTAGGCGAGGTGATATCGGAGAAGTTCGGCGTGCCGGTGGAGTTCGTGGACATTCCCAATCCGATCTAACCAAATGACGGGGTGGCGATCGTCCCGTTGATTTTCACTATTGTGGCGCCGTCCGGCCCTTTCGGGAAGAATGACAGCAACGGCGAAAGCTTCTCCCCAAGCTGGCCTGTCAGGCGGATGTGCGCCTTCAAGGCAAGCCGGGAAAACCGGGGATCGGGCGCGGGGATGATTTCACCCTCCACCGAAAAGTCGAACATCGGCCCCTTGAACTCGCACCGGTTGAAAACGGCCTTGCCGGACTTGAGGACTATGTCCACAATACCGGAATCTATCGGTGTTTCGCCCAATGGGCCGACAAGCACCTTTGACAACATCAGCGACCCGGACGAAAGGGTCGCCTTGAAGCTTCCGTCACCTTTAATAAGCCCGGCGGCGGGGAGCGATATCTCACCGTATCCGTCCACTCGGCCGCGCACCTTGCCCCACCCCTCCTCTTTCCATATGGACATAAGCGCCGGATTCACGCCATCGAGCTCAAGGGTGAGTTTTGAGCCATCCTTGCCGAATCCGGAGCCGGCAAAATAAATCCAGCCGTCCAGAGTGGACGCCGAAATGGAGATGCCTTTTTTCAACATCAGCGCCGAGAGTATGGATGGCCGGGCGGTGACGCTTCTGGCGGAGAGTATCTCCACGTTACGCCCCGGATCGGGGAGCGATATTGCCGCATCGTAAAGTTTGACGCCGGGGGGGAAAGATAACGACGCGTCTTTCGCTTTTATAATCACCGGAGCTCCGGTGGAAACT from Nitrospinota bacterium includes these protein-coding regions:
- a CDS encoding MTAP family purine nucleoside phosphorylase, translating into MTTLAVIGGSGAYDLIGNGLLSAPVPVAPVATPFGAHSPVFKIRVNGMEFCFMSRHGEGGYNVAAPFVNYRANIWALKELGVERIISWSGPGIINPSFEVGAFAVPHDVIDQTKSRPSTFFTGGGAGFIRMSDPFCPDLRHALLYSLQLSGAKNYHEAVYICTEGPRLETAAEIRLFHSYGADLVGMTLVPELFLARELEMCYASVCYLTNYAEGICRRDYVKGELFEGMQTPEEKQTVQTAMRALPAMAISALTAAAGMPRECGCKDAMLRYKKRGDLPENWREWIKS
- a CDS encoding tetratricopeptide repeat protein, with translation MKRPALAIAAAVLSYGFGDPAYFANRKGNDLYAKGEYKEALESYKLAGTLDPRSREIDFNLGEAFYKLGNYGESAKSFERAAESKDPALKKSAVAGQGAAFYKAGDHALQTGRADMAVGLLEKSVAGFKSAILADPADGNVKKGLELALAKLDEARKKANMNQSPKDQDDKDNSAKDDSEKKDNQSGQQQRPQEQAKDQQDGKSGDSGHPEEKDKGKKDQGNGDEKDGKDGAEGMTGEQASQVLSAVAADEKNLRNKIRNRMMKETPRQGKDW
- a CDS encoding Ppx/GppA family phosphatase, translating into MTRAAAVDLGTNTVRMLVAERAGNGFSQVYSGQVITRLGERLHVTGKLDPKAIKRTVDGVAGLLREAERFRPFELTIAATSAARDASNTAELDALLQKTAGVSLTVIPWEEEAHLALTGAALAVGKEDGRFILFDVGGGSTEYILAEEGRAAASYGTNLGVVRLAETYITKHPVEDAEYCRLVDEVETTVDMVFNNLPVRDVTLVGTAGTITSIAAMDMNMVEYDPVRINGYKLTADAVESLRNKICSMTLEERSRIPSLKNGREDLIVPGFAILLATMQAAGADHIIVSDYGLREGLVMKMLGGKTFSP
- a CDS encoding response regulator, with the protein product MEKTGFGKLLLVDDEESVRKVLERRFGKMGYECVTAVDGADAVEKVKESVFDAVVTDVKMPVMSGVDMIPHIRAIDPNLSIILLTAFADVDVAIQALRHGAFDFQFKPMEFDRLTLSAANAVERTRLLREKIEYTKNLEEKVRERTAQLEEKNQRLRKFFYETVMALVSAVEAKDKYTEGHSWRVADNAKAVAREMGLGDAEAENIYLAGMLHDIGKIGIPDRVLLKPGIYTDEERAAMQSHPTMTAAILSNVEDFQDIVRIALHHHEKFSGGGYPVGISGSAIPLGARIITVADAFDAMLSTRPYRPKMRMADAIEQLRLGSGSHFDPDAVEKFLGLLEQDAILFETERK
- a CDS encoding Nif3-like dinuclear metal center hexameric protein; amino-acid sequence: MASLHEIIAFTDSYLDTGSIKDYCPQGLQAEGRGEVGKIVSGVSACAALFGEAVKRKADAVLVHHGMFWDSEPRVLKGSLKERVKLLLENDLSLIAYHLPLDRHPVSGNNIQLVKRLGLVDAEPFGDYHGKSIGYAAKTAAPVKIAAFMETVKEKINPAARFHAFGPGEIKSVAICSGAAPELVREAIERRADMFITGEEPEWIYHLAREEKIHYVAAGHHATERFGVMALGEVISEKFGVPVEFVDIPNPI
- the gspN gene encoding type II secretion system protein GspN, with the protein product MSKLKAPQIKVPAWLRPALEKVKSRLSDMPELSRYSGYIFFFIAAFAVFFYVRFPSDILMSVVEKVSTGAPVIIKAKDASLSFPPGVKLYDAAISLPDPGRNVEILSARSVTARPSILSALMLKKGISISASTLDGWIYFAGSGFGKDGSKLTLELDGVNPALMSIWKEEGWGKVRGRVDGYGEISLPAAGLIKGDGSFKATLSSGSLMLSKVLVGPLGETPIDSGIVDIVLKSGKAVFNRCEFKGPMFDFSVEGEIIPAPDPRFSRLALKAHIRLTGQLGEKLSPLLSFFPKGPDGATIVKINGTIATPSFG